A stretch of the Fusobacterium varium genome encodes the following:
- the gloA gene encoding lactoylglutathione lyase — MNFTFNHFNFNIFNLPRSLKFYEEALGLKEVRRKEAEDGNFILVYLGDGKTNFSLELTWMRDREEPYDLGDEEFHLALVTDDYDAAYKKHKEMGCIAFENPAMGIYFVTDPDGYWIEIVPKR, encoded by the coding sequence ATGAACTTTACATTTAACCATTTTAATTTTAATATTTTTAATCTGCCTAGAAGTTTAAAATTCTATGAAGAAGCTCTTGGACTTAAAGAAGTAAGAAGAAAAGAAGCAGAAGATGGAAACTTTATCCTTGTATATTTAGGAGATGGAAAAACTAACTTCTCTTTGGAACTGACTTGGATGAGAGACAGAGAAGAGCCTTATGACCTTGGAGATGAGGAATTTCACTTAGCTTTAGTTACTGATGATTATGATGCTGCCTATAAAAAACATAAAGAAATGGGATGTATAGCTTTTGAAAATCCTGCTATGGGAATCTATTTTGTAACTGATCCTGATGGATACTGGATAGAAATAGTGCCTAAGAGATAA
- a CDS encoding putative GTPase, which translates to MKPIVAIVGRPNVGKSTLFNNLIGDRIAIVDDMPGVTRDRLYRETEWNGVEFVVVDTGGLEPRNNEFMMTKIKEQAEVAMNEADVILFVVDGKSGVNPLDEEIAYILRKKQKPIILCVNKIDNFLQQQDDVYDFWGLGFEHLIPVSGAHKVNLGDMLDMVTEMIEKIDLPEEEEDVLKLAIIGKPNAGKSSLVNRLSGEERTIVSDIAGTTRDAIDTIVQYKDNKYMIIDTAGIRRKSKVEESLEYYSVLRAIKTIKRADVCILMLDGKEGLTEQDKRIAGIAAEELKPIVVVVNKWDLVDKNKVSMKSMKEELYAELPFLSYAPIEFVSALTGQRTTKILEISDTIYEEYTKRISTGILNTVLKEAVLMNNPPTRKGRVVKINYATQVSTAPPKFVLFCNYPELIHFSYARYIENKFREAFGFDGSPILISFEKKNAEKD; encoded by the coding sequence ATGAAGCCTATTGTTGCAATCGTTGGAAGACCAAATGTTGGAAAATCGACACTTTTCAATAATCTGATAGGAGACAGAATAGCTATAGTTGATGACATGCCAGGTGTTACAAGAGACAGACTATATAGAGAAACAGAATGGAATGGAGTGGAATTTGTTGTAGTAGATACTGGAGGTCTTGAGCCAAGAAACAACGAATTTATGATGACAAAAATAAAGGAACAGGCAGAAGTTGCTATGAATGAAGCTGATGTTATCCTTTTTGTAGTTGATGGAAAGTCAGGAGTTAATCCTCTTGATGAAGAGATAGCGTATATCCTTAGAAAAAAACAGAAGCCTATCATCTTATGTGTAAACAAGATAGATAATTTCCTTCAGCAGCAAGATGATGTTTATGATTTCTGGGGACTTGGATTTGAACATCTTATCCCAGTTTCAGGAGCACACAAGGTAAACCTTGGAGATATGCTGGACATGGTAACTGAAATGATAGAAAAAATCGACTTGCCAGAAGAGGAAGAAGATGTATTGAAACTTGCTATCATAGGAAAACCAAATGCTGGAAAATCTTCACTGGTAAACAGATTGTCAGGAGAAGAGAGAACTATTGTAAGTGATATAGCAGGAACTACAAGAGATGCTATTGATACTATTGTTCAATACAAAGATAACAAATACATGATAATAGATACTGCTGGTATCAGAAGAAAATCAAAAGTAGAAGAAAGTCTTGAATACTATTCTGTATTGAGAGCTATCAAGACTATAAAGAGAGCAGATGTATGCATCCTTATGCTTGATGGTAAAGAGGGACTTACTGAGCAGGACAAGAGAATAGCAGGAATAGCTGCTGAAGAATTGAAACCAATAGTTGTAGTAGTCAACAAATGGGACTTGGTAGATAAGAATAAAGTGTCTATGAAGAGTATGAAAGAGGAACTTTATGCTGAACTTCCATTTTTATCATATGCTCCTATAGAGTTTGTTTCAGCTCTTACAGGGCAGAGAACTACAAAAATACTTGAAATATCAGATACAATCTATGAAGAATATACTAAGAGAATATCTACAGGTATTCTAAATACAGTATTGAAAGAAGCAGTATTAATGAATAATCCACCTACTAGAAAAGGTAGAGTAGTAAAAATTAATTATGCTACACAAGTTTCAACTGCACCACCAAAATTTGTATTATTCTGTAACTATCCAGAACTTATACATTTCTCATATGCTAGATATATTGAAAATAAATTCAGAGAGGCATTTGGATTTGATGGATCACCTATTCTTATTAGTTTTGAAAAGAAAAATGCAGAAAAAGACTAG
- the gbsB gene encoding alcohol dehydrogenase: protein MKLYNMNIPSNVYGGFGSLEHIETILNKEKVSNVIVFTDKGVRGSSFFSAIIEKIKNTKVNYNIIDDLATEPSYHDVEKVMEELDKYKSDFIIAVGGGSVMDIAKLCSILKDASYAVKDLLKNPSQGSKQIKSLMIPTTCGTGSEATCNSIVAVPEEGLKVGIVNNGLIPDYVILDPAMIEKLPKKLIASTGVDALAHCVECLTSKKANPFSDLYALAGGELIFNNIRKAYLNPDDMEAKTNMLMGAFYGGIAITSSGTTAVHALSYPLGGKYHIPHGISNAIMMSPVMEFNKDACLEQFSRMCDRLRPDMSKNTPEEKAQYIIDEIKNIVEVTEIPVNLKEFGVTMNDLDFLVDAGSKVTRLLSNNLKELSLDDIKNIYLKVLN, encoded by the coding sequence ATGAAATTATACAATATGAATATCCCTTCTAATGTCTATGGAGGGTTTGGAAGTCTAGAACACATTGAAACTATTTTAAATAAAGAAAAAGTTTCTAATGTTATAGTATTTACCGATAAAGGTGTTAGAGGAAGCAGTTTCTTTTCTGCAATAATTGAAAAGATTAAAAACACAAAAGTAAATTATAACATAATAGATGATCTAGCTACTGAACCAAGCTACCATGATGTAGAAAAGGTTATGGAAGAACTGGACAAATATAAAAGCGATTTTATCATAGCAGTAGGTGGAGGAAGTGTAATGGACATTGCAAAATTATGTTCAATCTTAAAAGATGCTTCTTATGCAGTAAAAGATCTTTTAAAAAATCCATCACAAGGAAGCAAACAGATAAAATCATTAATGATTCCAACAACTTGTGGAACTGGTTCAGAAGCAACATGCAACTCAATAGTTGCTGTTCCTGAAGAAGGACTTAAAGTGGGAATTGTAAATAATGGTCTTATTCCTGACTATGTGATATTGGACCCAGCAATGATAGAAAAACTTCCTAAGAAGCTTATAGCTTCTACTGGAGTAGATGCTCTTGCTCACTGTGTAGAATGTCTTACTTCTAAAAAAGCTAATCCTTTCAGTGACTTATATGCACTGGCTGGAGGAGAACTTATATTTAATAATATAAGGAAAGCTTATCTGAATCCAGACGATATGGAAGCAAAAACTAATATGCTTATGGGAGCCTTTTATGGAGGAATAGCAATAACTTCATCAGGAACTACAGCAGTCCATGCACTTTCTTACCCACTAGGAGGAAAATATCATATCCCTCATGGAATCTCTAATGCAATAATGATGAGCCCAGTAATGGAATTTAATAAAGATGCCTGCTTAGAGCAATTTTCAAGAATGTGCGACCGTTTAAGACCAGATATGAGTAAAAATACTCCTGAGGAAAAAGCTCAATACATTATAGATGAAATAAAAAATATTGTTGAAGTTACAGAAATACCTGTTAATTTAAAAGAATTTGGAGTAACTATGAATGATCTTGATTTCTTAGTTGATGCTGGAAGTAAAGTAACTAGACTACTTTCAAATAATTTAAAGGAACTTAGCCTAGATGATATTAAAAATATTTATTTAAAAGTTTTAAATTAG
- the pdxA2 gene encoding 4-hydroxythreonine-4-phosphate dehydrogenase 2: MNKLPIIGITMGDPASIGPEISLKALNNKDIYDRCRPVVIGDASVMKKAIEYTGLTNLKIHSIKNISEALFQHGTVDVYDMGIVNPEDFEIGKVSKSAGNAAFQYVKKVIELAQNNEIDATITNALNKESINLAGHHYSGHTEIYAEFTKTKKYTMMLAHENLRVVHVSTHVSLREACDRCKKERVYDVIKIADDACKKLGIKNPKIGVAGLNPHCGENGLFGTEEVDEIIPAIEKAQQEGINVIGPIPPDTIFSKARGGWYDIVVAMYHDQGHIPLKVIGFVYNQKEQKWEAVAGVNITLGLPIIRSSVDHGTAFDQSGTGTANELSLINAIDYGIKLAENNIK; this comes from the coding sequence TTGAATAAACTGCCTATAATAGGAATCACTATGGGAGATCCAGCAAGTATAGGTCCTGAAATATCTCTTAAAGCTTTAAATAACAAAGACATATATGACAGATGCAGACCTGTTGTCATAGGAGATGCTTCAGTGATGAAGAAAGCTATTGAGTACACAGGATTAACTAATCTAAAGATTCATTCTATCAAAAATATATCAGAAGCTCTATTCCAGCATGGAACTGTAGATGTCTATGATATGGGAATTGTAAATCCTGAAGACTTTGAAATCGGAAAAGTTTCAAAGTCAGCTGGAAATGCAGCTTTCCAATATGTAAAAAAAGTAATAGAATTAGCACAAAACAATGAAATAGATGCTACTATTACAAATGCTCTCAATAAGGAATCTATAAATCTTGCTGGGCATCACTACTCTGGGCATACTGAAATCTATGCTGAATTCACAAAAACAAAGAAATATACAATGATGCTTGCTCATGAAAATTTAAGAGTTGTACATGTAAGTACTCATGTATCTTTAAGAGAAGCTTGTGACAGATGTAAAAAAGAAAGAGTATATGATGTTATAAAAATAGCTGATGATGCTTGTAAAAAACTTGGAATAAAAAATCCTAAAATTGGAGTGGCAGGACTTAATCCCCACTGTGGTGAAAATGGTCTTTTTGGTACAGAAGAAGTAGATGAAATCATCCCTGCAATAGAAAAAGCTCAGCAGGAAGGTATCAATGTAATTGGTCCTATCCCTCCTGACACTATCTTTTCTAAAGCTCGTGGAGGATGGTATGACATTGTTGTAGCTATGTATCATGATCAGGGACACATTCCTTTGAAAGTTATAGGATTTGTATATAATCAAAAAGAGCAGAAGTGGGAAGCAGTTGCTGGTGTAAATATAACTTTAGGCCTTCCTATAATAAGAAGCTCTGTAGATCATGGAACAGCCTTTGATCAATCAGGAACTGGAACAGCAAATGAATTGAGTCTTATAAATGCAATAGATTATGGAATCAAGTTAGCAGAAAACAACATAAAATAA
- a CDS encoding putative 4-hydroxy-tetrahydrodipicolinate synthase, which yields MKNIEIKGVIVPLLTPMNADETINEKELRNQVNHQIESGIHALFPLGTNGEAYILSSKEKEQVLKIVVDEAKGRVPVYGGTGCVSTKETIELSLKAKEIGIDVLSIITPSFAAASQDELYEHYKEVAEAVDLPIVLYNIPARTGNALAPATVEKLSKIPNIVGVKDSSGNFDNMLQYIEKTRYRKDFAVLSGNDSLILWCLLAGGRGGIAGCANVFPSTMASIYDTFVAGDLEKAREIQDSIRSFRDCFKFGNPNTIVKTAVSLLGYPVGKCRKPFCQVPEAGIEAIKKVLEANAAKGMK from the coding sequence ATGAAAAATATAGAAATAAAAGGAGTTATAGTACCTCTATTAACTCCTATGAATGCTGACGAAACAATAAATGAAAAAGAATTGAGAAATCAGGTAAATCACCAAATTGAATCAGGAATACATGCATTATTTCCTCTTGGAACAAATGGAGAAGCTTACATATTAAGTAGCAAAGAAAAAGAGCAGGTTTTAAAAATAGTAGTAGATGAGGCAAAAGGAAGAGTTCCAGTTTATGGTGGAACTGGTTGTGTAAGTACAAAAGAAACAATAGAATTATCTCTAAAAGCTAAAGAGATAGGAATAGATGTCCTTTCTATCATCACTCCATCATTTGCTGCTGCATCTCAAGATGAACTTTATGAACACTATAAAGAAGTGGCTGAAGCTGTAGATCTTCCAATAGTTCTATACAATATACCAGCAAGAACTGGAAATGCCCTAGCTCCTGCTACAGTTGAAAAATTAAGTAAAATTCCTAATATAGTTGGAGTAAAAGACAGCAGTGGAAACTTTGATAATATGCTTCAATATATAGAAAAAACAAGATATAGAAAAGACTTTGCTGTACTATCAGGAAATGACTCTCTTATCTTATGGTGTCTTTTAGCTGGAGGAAGAGGAGGAATAGCTGGTTGTGCCAACGTTTTTCCTTCTACAATGGCTTCTATCTATGATACTTTTGTAGCTGGAGATTTAGAAAAAGCTAGAGAAATTCAAGACAGTATCCGTTCTTTCAGAGATTGCTTTAAATTTGGAAACCCAAATACAATTGTAAAAACTGCTGTATCTCTTCTTGGATATCCTGTTGGAAAATGCAGAAAACCTTTCTGTCAAGTTCCAGAAGCTGGGATAGAAGCTATCAAAAAAGTTCTTGAAGCAAATGCTGCAAAAGGAATGAAATAA
- a CDS encoding putative metal-dependent hydrolase, with the protein MNIYYIYHSCFVVENSEYVLIFDYYKTPRKKKALINIEDFVMEMDKKVIVFSSHIHADHFNSEILKWQEKNPQVSYVLSSDIKLKTIPERYYTVSEGDKIKVEGLDIKMYGSTDAGVSFWIKMGDKVIFHAGDLNWWCWADDTKEEEEFMKKSFQKIIEDIKENNEKINIAFFPVDPRLEDNAFLGGKYFVQELQPDNIIPMHFGKSYNIIKEFCNDLKETGTKGIVINECLEKLQI; encoded by the coding sequence ATGAATATTTATTATATCTATCACAGCTGTTTTGTAGTTGAAAATTCAGAGTATGTTTTAATTTTTGATTATTACAAGACTCCAAGAAAGAAAAAAGCTTTAATTAATATAGAAGATTTTGTTATGGAGATGGATAAAAAAGTAATAGTTTTTTCTTCTCACATACATGCTGATCATTTTAATTCTGAAATATTGAAATGGCAGGAGAAAAATCCGCAGGTATCTTATGTACTTAGCAGTGATATAAAATTGAAAACAATACCTGAAAGATACTACACAGTTTCAGAAGGAGATAAAATCAAGGTAGAAGGATTAGATATAAAAATGTATGGATCTACTGATGCTGGAGTATCTTTTTGGATAAAAATGGGGGATAAGGTTATATTTCATGCAGGAGATCTCAACTGGTGGTGTTGGGCAGATGATACAAAAGAAGAAGAGGAATTTATGAAAAAGTCCTTTCAAAAAATAATAGAAGATATAAAGGAAAATAATGAAAAAATAAATATAGCTTTCTTTCCTGTTGATCCACGTTTAGAGGATAATGCTTTTTTAGGAGGAAAATATTTTGTTCAGGAACTTCAACCTGATAATATTATTCCAATGCATTTTGGAAAAAGTTATAATATAATAAAAGAATTTTGTAATGATTTGAAAGAAACAGGAACAAAAGGCATAGTGATAAATGAATGTTTAGAGAAATTACAGATATAA
- a CDS encoding putative fumarate reductase, with protein MDYTHHKVVIAGMGLAALASAARMYELGIRDIAIYTKGYGGSPVIAAINFVLPDNPYGDTIEKYAEDMFNAGYRIANRKLVNEMAENTMNGYDLLTRWGIEFAKNPDGTTKLRHVSGHTFPRSLCSTKELIGVEIVDKLIASLKEKGVKFYEGYECVKVLSDKNKVYGITVKDKNGNLENVYSEIVIAAWGGVGNLFGSSTYPMDIKGNTLSIAKEAGADLIDVEFLEYEPMVVAYPPGAVGEPCPTAMLGEGAHLLNSKGERFLLKVRPQGEAGSPKTLLNKQIWKEVNLGNGTEHGGVYVDLRHIDREVLKAYPWFFDRLMENGVDLNEQLLEVSPMAHSFSGGIKVDSNYESTVKGLYAIGEACGGIHGACRCAGNAASQAVLSGLLCGQAVAEAAANKTEEKKEFSIEYNTDKEIYNKYVPQIKEIAVKALGIYRDGKLLEDAKKIIADILEKDELAKDTETLQIAESIYFMLKAASERKESRGTHMRLDYPEESKEFEKEITI; from the coding sequence ATGGATTATACACACCACAAAGTCGTTATTGCTGGAATGGGATTAGCAGCTCTGGCATCAGCAGCAAGAATGTATGAACTTGGTATAAGGGATATTGCAATTTATACTAAAGGTTATGGCGGAAGTCCAGTTATAGCTGCAATAAATTTTGTTTTGCCGGACAATCCTTATGGAGATACCATAGAAAAATATGCAGAAGATATGTTCAATGCAGGCTATAGAATAGCCAATAGAAAGCTTGTAAATGAAATGGCTGAAAATACAATGAACGGATATGACCTTCTCACTAGATGGGGAATCGAATTTGCTAAAAATCCTGACGGAACTACAAAGCTCAGACACGTATCTGGACATACTTTTCCAAGATCTCTATGCTCTACTAAAGAGTTAATAGGAGTGGAAATTGTTGATAAATTAATAGCTTCTTTAAAAGAAAAAGGAGTTAAATTCTATGAAGGATATGAATGTGTAAAAGTTCTAAGTGATAAAAATAAAGTCTATGGAATCACAGTTAAAGATAAAAATGGAAATTTAGAAAATGTTTATTCTGAAATTGTCATAGCTGCATGGGGTGGAGTAGGAAATCTGTTTGGTTCTTCTACTTATCCAATGGATATCAAAGGAAATACTCTCTCAATAGCTAAAGAAGCTGGAGCAGATTTAATAGATGTAGAATTTTTAGAATATGAGCCTATGGTTGTAGCATATCCTCCTGGAGCAGTTGGAGAACCTTGTCCTACTGCTATGCTTGGAGAGGGAGCTCATTTACTTAATTCAAAAGGAGAAAGATTCCTTCTTAAAGTAAGACCCCAGGGAGAAGCTGGCTCACCTAAGACATTGCTGAACAAACAAATATGGAAAGAAGTTAATCTAGGAAATGGAACTGAGCATGGAGGAGTTTATGTTGATTTAAGACATATAGACAGAGAAGTGTTGAAAGCTTATCCATGGTTCTTTGATCGTTTGATGGAAAATGGAGTAGATCTTAATGAGCAATTACTAGAGGTAAGTCCTATGGCTCACAGCTTCTCTGGAGGAATCAAAGTGGACAGCAATTATGAATCTACAGTTAAAGGACTATATGCTATTGGTGAAGCTTGCGGTGGAATCCATGGAGCCTGCCGTTGTGCTGGAAATGCAGCTAGTCAGGCAGTTCTTTCAGGATTGCTTTGCGGACAGGCAGTTGCTGAAGCTGCTGCAAATAAAACTGAAGAAAAGAAAGAATTTTCTATTGAATATAACACAGACAAAGAAATATACAATAAATATGTTCCTCAAATAAAAGAAATAGCTGTTAAAGCTTTAGGAATATACAGAGATGGAAAATTACTAGAAGATGCAAAGAAAATCATTGCTGATATCTTGGAAAAAGATGAATTAGCCAAAGATACAGAAACTTTACAAATAGCAGAGTCTATTTACTTCATGCTGAAAGCTGCTTCTGAACGTAAAGAGAGCAGAGGAACTCACATGAGATTGGATTATCCAGAAGAATCTAAAGAATTTGAAAAAGAAATCACTATTTAA
- a CDS encoding putative transcriptional regulator, giving the protein MGIFKPITNTNLYVEVINSIITAIATGELKSGEKIIEQTIATEMNISRAPIREAIRELAAQGIVEYIPKKGATVATLNKKSIEETYSLRALLEGMAVSLAIDNFTPEDIKTMVSLSKTMTESLKKQDVENFINCDVAFHNLICQRSNHTKLQKLIENFVLQTQLYMRMSKYNMLINSSLSIEYGVHDNLIELIKEKDKEKAEKEMKNHIMTSGEVLINYLLKSDEI; this is encoded by the coding sequence ATGGGTATTTTTAAACCAATAACAAATACAAATTTATATGTTGAAGTAATAAATTCTATTATTACAGCTATTGCAACAGGTGAACTCAAATCAGGAGAAAAAATAATTGAACAAACTATTGCTACTGAAATGAATATCAGCAGGGCTCCAATAAGGGAAGCTATAAGAGAACTTGCAGCTCAGGGAATTGTTGAATATATTCCTAAAAAAGGGGCAACAGTTGCCACACTGAATAAAAAAAGTATAGAAGAAACTTATTCTCTTCGTGCTCTTTTAGAAGGAATGGCAGTAAGCCTTGCTATAGATAATTTTACACCAGAAGATATAAAGACCATGGTATCTCTTTCTAAGACTATGACAGAAAGCTTGAAAAAACAAGATGTCGAAAACTTCATTAATTGTGATGTAGCTTTCCATAATCTTATCTGCCAGAGATCAAACCATACAAAACTTCAAAAATTAATAGAGAATTTTGTTCTCCAAACACAGCTTTATATGAGAATGTCAAAGTATAATATGTTGATAAACTCAAGCCTTTCTATTGAATATGGGGTACATGACAACCTCATAGAATTAATTAAAGAAAAGGATAAAGAAAAGGCAGAAAAAGAAATGAAAAATCATATAATGACTTCTGGAGAAGTTCTTATTAATTATCTTTTAAAAAGTGATGAAATATAA
- a CDS encoding TRAP transporter permease protein: MEKSSNSIRNYILNTIVVIFIGFQLYLALIKPLDPMLQNPMHLILALLVIFIVNPADKNSGKKWMKLLDIPFFVGIIFLLYYTIVEFPRLSIRVQYVDIVTSMDKMATIICILVLLEAVRRTLGKILFIFILLFIIYDWLGMYCPGILYFKGTNMRSFTETMMLGSGGIFGTPLYTSATSLFYFILFGAFFSQCGGGQLLIDFGMKFSNKSAGGPAKAAIISSGLMGMISGSAVANVSTTGVMTIPMMKKVGYEPHQAGAIEAVASTGGQIMPPIMGVGAFIMAEMLGVPYKTVAFAAIIPALAYYGSVFFLVTFMAKKEAIVSDKEAVTIEIKDPLLERVYMIIPAIVLVIYIISGKSLMRSGMVGIFAVLLCNLFSKFYKGGKYYQSLRTTADTAVDGVKQASNIAIPTAACGIIIGVVIQSGLATRFSNIIAKIGTSHLSIALIIAMFGCMLLGMALPTVAAYLVSNILFVPVLIKLNVNPLSANMFVFYFGIMAQITPPVCLASYTAAGIAGADSLKTGFTGFMYALVAFLVPFVFVYNPELLLMGTPGEIAKATVILFFGTYLLAGAISGYMVAPLNKFNRAILFIGALCMIAPETITDIIGLVIGVYIIAAGLLKKKKVPVEA, from the coding sequence ATGGAAAAAAGTTCTAATAGTATACGAAATTATATTCTGAATACAATTGTTGTCATTTTCATTGGATTCCAATTGTATTTAGCTTTGATAAAACCATTGGATCCTATGCTTCAAAATCCAATGCACTTGATTTTGGCTCTTTTGGTTATTTTTATAGTAAATCCTGCTGATAAAAATTCAGGAAAAAAATGGATGAAATTGTTGGACATCCCATTTTTTGTAGGTATCATTTTTCTGCTTTATTATACAATAGTTGAGTTTCCTCGTCTTAGTATCAGAGTACAATATGTAGATATTGTTACTTCTATGGATAAAATGGCAACTATTATCTGTATACTGGTTCTGCTTGAAGCTGTTCGTAGAACTCTTGGAAAAATACTTTTCATATTTATACTTCTGTTTATAATATATGACTGGCTTGGAATGTATTGTCCAGGAATATTGTACTTTAAAGGTACAAATATGAGAAGCTTTACTGAAACAATGATGCTTGGTTCAGGAGGAATTTTTGGAACACCTCTATATACTTCTGCAACAAGTTTATTCTACTTTATTCTATTTGGAGCATTCTTCTCTCAATGCGGTGGAGGTCAGCTGCTTATAGACTTTGGTATGAAATTTTCCAATAAAAGTGCTGGTGGACCAGCAAAAGCTGCCATCATCTCTTCTGGTCTTATGGGAATGATATCTGGAAGTGCTGTTGCCAATGTATCAACTACTGGGGTAATGACTATCCCTATGATGAAAAAAGTAGGGTATGAGCCTCATCAGGCTGGAGCTATTGAAGCTGTTGCTTCTACAGGTGGACAGATTATGCCTCCAATCATGGGAGTAGGAGCTTTCATCATGGCAGAAATGCTTGGAGTTCCATATAAGACAGTAGCTTTTGCAGCAATTATTCCAGCTCTTGCATATTATGGTTCAGTATTCTTCCTTGTTACATTCATGGCTAAAAAAGAAGCTATAGTATCTGACAAAGAAGCTGTAACTATTGAAATAAAAGATCCTCTTCTTGAAAGAGTTTATATGATAATTCCTGCAATCGTTCTGGTTATATATATCATTTCAGGAAAATCATTGATGAGAAGTGGAATGGTTGGTATATTTGCAGTTCTCCTTTGCAACTTATTCAGTAAATTCTACAAAGGGGGAAAATATTATCAATCTCTTAGAACAACAGCTGATACTGCTGTAGATGGCGTTAAACAAGCTTCTAACATCGCTATACCCACTGCTGCCTGTGGAATAATCATTGGTGTTGTTATTCAGTCAGGACTTGCTACAAGATTCTCTAATATAATTGCTAAAATAGGTACTTCTCATTTAAGTATAGCTCTTATAATAGCAATGTTTGGATGTATGCTTCTTGGTATGGCTCTTCCTACAGTTGCTGCTTACCTGGTATCAAATATACTTTTTGTACCTGTATTGATAAAACTTAATGTAAATCCATTATCTGCAAATATGTTTGTATTCTACTTTGGAATAATGGCTCAAATTACTCCTCCAGTATGTCTTGCTTCTTATACTGCAGCAGGAATAGCTGGTGCAGATTCCTTGAAAACAGGGTTCACAGGCTTTATGTATGCACTGGTTGCTTTCTTAGTACCATTTGTATTTGTTTACAATCCAGAACTTCTGTTAATGGGAACTCCAGGAGAAATTGCTAAAGCTACAGTTATTCTGTTCTTTGGAACATATCTTCTTGCAGGAGCAATATCAGGATATATGGTAGCACCACTCAATAAATTCAACAGGGCTATCCTCTTTATTGGTGCACTTTGTATGATTGCTCCAGAAACTATAACAGATATAATTGGATTGGTTATTGGAGTATATATAATTGCTGCTGGTCTTCTTAAAAAGAAAAAAGTTCCAGTAGAAGCATAA
- a CDS encoding TRAP transporter periplasmic component, with the protein MKKLLLMLCLCGTFVACGEKKSEDAATAAGKKVHLTFATQEVGTGAYQYASAISNIFLKGLPEGSNIDLTTESPGGVGAPIVLENEQCDIIMSNAGPAKWSEESGILGKEPTKSTTAIAGGLGHDFLNVLFTKEFVDKTGITTVEELVEKKYPVRIAIKKIGTLGNLAGVKLFETFGVTFDDIRSWGGSVDLLGGDAIKIYLQDGKADMTIDHVAAGQANTTELCMTKAMYFPQLSQDTLNKLANAGFDYIDIDANTWNGQTNVIKSVGSQQVILVHKNMDDDTAYSLAKSLCEGKDELASQLAALSYFNPATAGTPAQTGVKLHPGAEKYYKEKGYLK; encoded by the coding sequence ATGAAAAAATTGTTATTAATGTTATGTTTATGCGGAACATTTGTAGCTTGTGGTGAGAAAAAATCTGAAGATGCAGCAACAGCAGCTGGAAAAAAAGTCCACTTAACATTTGCAACTCAAGAAGTAGGGACAGGAGCATATCAATATGCATCTGCTATATCTAATATCTTCTTAAAAGGACTTCCTGAAGGCTCAAATATTGACCTTACTACTGAATCTCCTGGTGGAGTTGGAGCTCCAATAGTTTTGGAAAATGAACAATGTGACATTATAATGAGTAATGCAGGACCTGCAAAATGGTCTGAAGAATCTGGAATATTAGGAAAAGAACCTACAAAATCTACAACAGCTATTGCTGGTGGATTAGGACATGACTTCTTAAACGTTTTATTTACAAAAGAGTTTGTTGATAAAACTGGAATCACAACAGTAGAAGAATTAGTAGAGAAAAAATATCCAGTAAGAATAGCTATCAAAAAAATAGGTACTCTTGGAAACCTAGCTGGAGTTAAACTTTTTGAAACTTTTGGTGTTACATTTGATGATATCAGATCTTGGGGTGGAAGTGTTGATTTATTAGGTGGAGATGCTATAAAGATTTATCTTCAAGATGGTAAAGCAGATATGACTATTGACCATGTTGCTGCTGGCCAAGCAAATACTACTGAACTTTGTATGACTAAAGCTATGTATTTCCCTCAATTGAGCCAAGATACTTTGAATAAACTTGCAAATGCAGGATTTGATTATATTGATATTGATGCTAATACATGGAATGGACAAACAAATGTTATTAAATCTGTTGGTTCTCAACAAGTTATCCTTGTTCATAAAAATATGGATGATGATACAGCTTACAGTCTAGCTAAATCTCTTTGTGAAGGAAAAGATGAACTTGCTTCTCAACTTGCAGCTTTATCTTATTTCAATCCTGCAACAGCAGGAACTCCTGCTCAAACTGGAGTTAAATTACATCCAGGTGCAGAAAAATACTACAAAGAAAAAGGATACTTAAAATAA